In the Ornithinimicrobium pratense genome, GACGTGGTCGTCAACGTGGCGGGCAAGAAGTGGAGCTGGGACTTCAACTACGTCAACGAGGACGTCTACGAGACCGGTGTCCAGGCCTACACCCTCAACGAGGGGCGAGAAGGTGTGCCGGAGACCCTGCCCACCCTGGTGCTGCCGGTCGACAGCCGGGTGGAGTTCGTGCTCACCTCCCGCGATGTCATCCACTCCTTCTGGGTCCCGCAGTTCCTGATCAAGTTGGACATGATCCCCGGCCGGGTCAACATCTTCCAGGTCACCACCACCCAAGAGGGCACCTTCGACGGCAAGTGCGCCGAGCTGTGCGGCTCCTACCACTCCGAGATGCTCTTCAACGTCTCCGTCGTCTCCCAGGAGGAGTACGACGCCCACATCGAGTCCCTGCGCGATGCTGGCCAGACCGGGCAGCTGGGTCCCGAGCTCGACCAGTACGAGCTGCAGAGCGACCAGGACGAGCCTCTGCGCGGAAGGAGCGGTAACTGATGGCGACGACCCTCAGCACCCCCGAGGAGACGCGGAGCCCGCAGCCCCGGCGTGACGCGGAGCGCAGCTCGTTCGTCCGCAACGCGGTGCGGATCCTGACCTCGACCGACCACAAGGTCATCGGCAACCTCTACTTCGTCACCACGATGGCGTGGTTCATGGTCGGCGGCCTGATGGCGCTGGTGATCCGGGCCGAGCTGTACACCCCCGGCCTGCAGGTGGTGGACAACCCCGAGATCTACAACCAGATGTTCACCATGCACGGCACGATCATGCTGCTGATGTTCGCGACGCCGCTCTTCGCCGGCTTCGCCAACGCCATCGTGCCCCTGCAGATCGGTGCGCCTGACGTGGCGTTCCCGCGGCTGAACATGCTGGCCTTCTGGTTCTTCTTCTTCGGCAGCCTGATCGCAGTCGGCGGCTTCCTCACTCCCGAGGGTGCCGCAGGCTTCGGCTGGACCGCCTACCAGCCGCTGGCCGGCCCGTCGCATACCCCCGGCCTGGGTGGTGACCTGTGGGTGCTCGGTCTGGCGCTGACCGGTTTCGCGACGATCTTCGGTGCCGTCAACTTCATCACCACCATCGTGTGCATGCGCGCCCCCGGCATGACCATGTTCCGGATGCCGATCTTCACCTGGAACATCCTGATCACCTCGATCCTGGCGCTCATCGTCTTCCCGGTGCTGGCGGCGGCCTTCTTCGGGATGGTCGTGGACCGGCTGTGGAACTGGAACATCTACGACCCCGCGCACGGCGGGGCGATGCTCTGGCAGCACCTGTTCTGGTTCTTCGGCCACCCCGAGGTCTACATCATCGCCCTACCCTTCTTCGGGATCATCTCCGAGGTCATCCCGGTCTTCTCCCGTAAGCCGCTGTTTGGCTACAAGACCCTGGTCATGGCCACGATGACGATCGCTGCCCTGTCCGTGGCGGTCTGGGCGCACCACATGTACGCCACCGGCGCGGTCCTGCTGGAGTTCTTCGCCATCATGACCATGCTCATCGCGGTGCCCACCGGCGTGAAGTTCTTCAACTGGGTGGGCACCATGTGGCGCGGCTCCATCTCGCTGGAGACCCCAATGCTGTGGGCGGTCGGCTTCATGGTCACCTTCCTCTTCGGTGGCCTGACCGGTGTCATCCTGGCCAGCCCAGCCCTGGACTTCCACCTGCACGACTCCTACTTCGTGGTCGCACACTTCCACTACGTCGTCTTCGGCACCGTCGTCTTCGCGATGTTCTCCGGCTACTACTACTGGTGGCCCAAGTTCACCGGCCACATGCTGGACGAGACCCTGGGCAAGATCCACTTCTGGCTGCTCTTCGTCGGCTTCCACGGCACCTTCATGGTCCAGCACTTCCTGGGTGCGGCAGGTATGCCGCGGCGCTACGCCGACTACATGCCGGAGGACAACTTCACCTGGATGAACCAGCTGAGCACGATCTCCTCCTTCGTCCTGGCGATCTCGATGCTGCCCTTCTTCATGGCGGTGTGGAAGAGCTTCCAGACCCCCAAGGTCACCGTCGACGACCCCTGGGGCTGGGGAACCACCTTGGAGTGGGCAACCTCCTGCCCGCCCCCGCGGCACAACTTCACCTCCCTACCGCGGATCCGTTCCGAGCGTCCTGCCTTCGACATGAACCACCCGAACATCGGCGTCCTGGAGTCCCCGGAGCCCGACAAGGGTGTGGCGGAGCAACTGCTGGGCGGCCCGCAGACGGACCCGCAGGGCGATGTCGGGACCGAGACCGGTGGCTACACCGGAGAGGAGCGCTGAGCCCATGAAGACAGAGGTCAAGGTCTTCGCCGCCCTCATCCCGTTCTTCGGGGTGATGACGGTGATCTACGCCTACTTCACCAACTTCAGTGAGTGGGTCGGCATCATCGGGTTCTTCCTCACCATGCTCTTCGCCGCCTGGGTCGCTGCCTACCTGTGGTTGGTCGGACGCAAGACCGACCCGCGGCCCGAGGACGACATGCAGGGCGAGATCGCCGACCTCTCCGGCGACTACGGTCACTTCACGCCGTACTCTTGGTGGCCGCTGTGGCTGGGGCTGTCGAGCGCGATCGTGGTGCTGGGGATCGGCGTCGGTTGGTGGCTGGCCGTCGCGGCTGCGCCTTTCCTGGTCATCTCCATCGTGGGCTGGACCTTCGAGCACTTCCGCGGCGAGGGAGCCATCTAACGGCCCGCACCCCCGCGAGATCACGAAGGGGCCCGACCACCCGGTCGGGCCCCTTCTTCGTGCTCTTCTTCTGCGTGCTCCCCTTGTTCGTGCTCCCCTTGTTCGGGCTCCCCTTGTTCGGGCTCAGGCACAAGGCGCCGTGCTCAGGGCAGCAGGAGCAGCTTGCCGGTGGTCCGGCCTCCCTCGAGGTCCTCGTGGGCCTGGCGCGCGCCGGCGAGCGGGTAGCGACCGCCCACCCGGATGGAGAGCCGTCCCTCGGCGATCGCGCCGAGCACGTCTGCGGCCCGCCACAGCAACTCTTCCCGGTCCGCAGCGTAGTGCGCCAGCGTGGGCCGGGTCAGGAAGAGTGAGCCGCCGGTGTTGAGCGACTGGGGGTCCACCGGGGGCACCGGCCCACTGGCGGCGCCGAAGAGCACCATCGTCCCGCGCGGGCGCAACAGGCGCAGCCCGCTGTCGAAGGTGTCCTTGCCGACCCCGTCGTAGACCACGTCAACGCCGTCGCCGGAGGTGAGCCGCTCGACCGTCTCGACCAGGTCATCCTGCCGGTAGAGGACGACCTCGTCGGCACCGTTGGCCTGGGCCAGCTCCGCCTTCTCGGCGCTGCCGACGGTGCCGATCACCCGCACGCCCTTGTCGCGCAGCAGCTGACACAGCAGCAGGCCCACGCCCCCGGCCGCCGCGGTGACCAGGGCGGTCTGACCCGGCTGGGCCGGGAAGGTGGAGTTGACGAGGTAGTGCGCGGTCATCCCCTGGAGCATGGCCGCGGCTGCGGTCTCCAGCTCCACCTCCTGGGGGACGGGCACCAGCCGTGCGGCTGGGACGACCACCTGCTCGGCATACCCGGTGCCCGGCACCATGGCCCAGGCGACCCGGTCACCGACCGAGACCCCCTCCACGCCCGGCCCGAGCGCGGACACGGTGCCAGCCCCCTCGCTGCCCGCCACGAACGGTAGGGGGAGGGGGTAGGCACCGGAGCGCTGGTAGATGTCGATGAAGTTGACGCCGCCGGCCGCGACGTGGACCAGGACCTCACCGGCACCCGGCTCGGGGGTCTCCTGCTCGACGAGGGTGAGGACCTCGGGTCCTCCGGTTCGTTCCACGATGACTGCACGCATGCGATGGACGCTACCTTGCCCTGGACGGCGGTGACCTCAACGGCCCCGGGTGGCGGCGACCCAGCGGTCCACGACGGCGGCCGCGCCGCCCTCGTCGATGGCCCGGGCCGCCCGCTCCATGCCGGCCCGCACACGAGTATGCAGTCCCGCCTCGTCGGTCGGGTGCCGGTCCTCCTCCCCGGCGCTCAGCAGCGCCAGGGCGGTGCCCGCGTTGAGTAGCACCGCGTCCCGGACCGCGCCGGTCGCTCCGGCGAAGAGGTCTCTGGCCACCTGGGCGTTGTGCTCGGCGTCCGCCCCGCGCAGCGCCTGCACCGGATGGGTGGGCACCCCGAGCCGCTCGGGGTCCAGGACCCACTCGTGGACCTCACCGGTGCCAGGGGACCACCACAGCCGGGTGGTGGTCGCGGGGGTCACCTCGTCCAGCCCGTCGTCACCCCGGAAGACCACGGCCTGGGTGCCACGCTCGGCGAAGACGCCGGCGAGCAGGGGGGCCATCCGGGCATCGGCCGAGCCGACCACCGCATACCTGGGCTGGGCCGGGTTGGTCAGTGGCCCGAGGAAGTTGAAGGCGGTCGCCACCCCGAGGTCCCTCCGGACCGCGGCCGAGTGCCGCATCGAGGGATGGAACGTCTGGGCGAAGCAGAAGGTGATCCCGACCTCGCGGCCGACGGCGGCAACGTCCTCAGGGGTCAGGTCCAGGCGCACGCCGAGGGCCTCGAGCATGTCGGCGGAGCCGGACCGGCTGGAGGCGGCCCGGTTGCCGTGTTTGACCACGACCGCGCCCGCCGCCGCCATGACCACCGCGGACATGGACGAGATGTTGACGGTCATCGCGCGGTCACCGCCGGTGCCGACGATGTCGATGCTCGGGCCCTTCACCTCGAAGCGGTGGGCGTGCTGCAGCATCATCGATGCCAGACCCGTCATCTCCGGCACGGTCTCACCCTTCGCGCGCAGCGCGGTCAGGAAGGAGGCGAGCTGGGCGGGGGTGGCTTCGCCGGACATCACCCGGTCCATCGCCCAGGCGGCCTGGGTGCTGTCGAGGTCCTCACCGCGGATGAGCGCGGTCAGCAGGTCTGGCCAGGTGGGGGACTGCTCGCTCACCGGCGCGCGAGGTCGGCGACGGCGGCGCAGAGGCGCGACTCGTCCAGCGGCCGTGACAAGAAGACGTCGGCCAGGGACCAGGTCGCCAACCAGCCATCTCCAGGTCGCCCGGTGAGGACGAGAATCGGCGGGCACTGGAAGACTTCGCTCTTGAGCTGGCGGCAGAGGCCCATGCCGCCGTAGGGCCGGGCCTCGCCGTCCAGGATGAGCACGTCGAAGTCGTTGCTGTCGACCTCCATCAGGACCGCGTCGGGCGTGGCGCACTCGGTCCAGCTGGACACGGTGACGTCGTCCGCAGGGTGGGTGCCGACCGCCAGGCGCACCTGATCCCGGACCGCGCGGTCGTTGCTGTAGAGCAGCACGGAGATGGAGCGGGAGACGGTGCCGACGGCCGGCGCAGCAGCGGGAGAGCTCATAGAGACGATGGTAGCCAGGCCGGCGCGCGATCGGCGAGCACGGGGTGGGGCGACGCGCGGCAAGGGGGTGGCACACCTCGCGAACCGATAGGCCATAATGTCCTGGTGGCGACAACACCTGCATCAACGATGACCGACGCGGAGCGGTTCCACGCAACCGCCTCCGGACCGGCCACCCGGCCCAATATGACGGCCGTGGGCACCATGGTCTGGCTGGGCAGCGAGATCATGTTCTTCGCGGGGTTGTTCGCGATGTACTTCACGATCCGCTCGGTCTCGCCCGACCTCTGGGCCGAGCGCACCGAGTACCTCGACCTCACCTTCGCCTCGATCAACACCACGATCCTGGTGATCTCCTCGGTGTGGTGCCAGCTCGGTGTCTGGGCGGCGGAGAAGGGGATCCCGCACCGGACCGGCCGACTGCTGGAGATCGGCAAGTGGGGGATGCGGGAGTGGTACACCCTGACTTACCTCTTCGGCGCCACCTTCATCGCCGGCCAGGTCTGGGAGTACGCCACGCTGGTCAGCGAAGGTGTCACGCCTGCCGCCGACCCTTACGGCTCGGCCTTCTACATCACTACCGGTTTCCACGGGCTGCAC is a window encoding:
- the trpD gene encoding anthranilate phosphoribosyltransferase; this encodes MSEQSPTWPDLLTALIRGEDLDSTQAAWAMDRVMSGEATPAQLASFLTALRAKGETVPEMTGLASMMLQHAHRFEVKGPSIDIVGTGGDRAMTVNISSMSAVVMAAAGAVVVKHGNRAASSRSGSADMLEALGVRLDLTPEDVAAVGREVGITFCFAQTFHPSMRHSAAVRRDLGVATAFNFLGPLTNPAQPRYAVVGSADARMAPLLAGVFAERGTQAVVFRGDDGLDEVTPATTTRLWWSPGTGEVHEWVLDPERLGVPTHPVQALRGADAEHNAQVARDLFAGATGAVRDAVLLNAGTALALLSAGEEDRHPTDEAGLHTRVRAGMERAARAIDEGGAAAVVDRWVAATRGR
- a CDS encoding cytochrome c oxidase subunit 4 translates to MKTEVKVFAALIPFFGVMTVIYAYFTNFSEWVGIIGFFLTMLFAAWVAAYLWLVGRKTDPRPEDDMQGEIADLSGDYGHFTPYSWWPLWLGLSSAIVVLGIGVGWWLAVAAAPFLVISIVGWTFEHFRGEGAI
- the coxB gene encoding cytochrome c oxidase subunit II, with amino-acid sequence MRRLEQKQRRPVGRRWGLAAVAVAGALLLTGCGEQLRGGFLPEPITSEGAEYLTFWNGTWIAAWAIGIFMWVLIFWCVIAYRRRSEDEIPTQFRYHVPFEILYTAVPILLVLTLFGQTVKVENTLLHIQEDPDVVVNVAGKKWSWDFNYVNEDVYETGVQAYTLNEGREGVPETLPTLVLPVDSRVEFVLTSRDVIHSFWVPQFLIKLDMIPGRVNIFQVTTTQEGTFDGKCAELCGSYHSEMLFNVSVVSQEEYDAHIESLRDAGQTGQLGPELDQYELQSDQDEPLRGRSGN
- a CDS encoding cytochrome c oxidase subunit 3, with protein sequence MTDAERFHATASGPATRPNMTAVGTMVWLGSEIMFFAGLFAMYFTIRSVSPDLWAERTEYLDLTFASINTTILVISSVWCQLGVWAAEKGIPHRTGRLLEIGKWGMREWYTLTYLFGATFIAGQVWEYATLVSEGVTPAADPYGSAFYITTGFHGLHVMGGLVAFLFIIGRSFTARRYTHAQATGAVVTSYYWHFVDVVWVALFAVIYLVR
- a CDS encoding quinone oxidoreductase family protein, translating into MRAVIVERTGGPEVLTLVEQETPEPGAGEVLVHVAAGGVNFIDIYQRSGAYPLPLPFVAGSEGAGTVSALGPGVEGVSVGDRVAWAMVPGTGYAEQVVVPAARLVPVPQEVELETAAAAMLQGMTAHYLVNSTFPAQPGQTALVTAAAGGVGLLLCQLLRDKGVRVIGTVGSAEKAELAQANGADEVVLYRQDDLVETVERLTSGDGVDVVYDGVGKDTFDSGLRLLRPRGTMVLFGAASGPVPPVDPQSLNTGGSLFLTRPTLAHYAADREELLWRAADVLGAIAEGRLSIRVGGRYPLAGARQAHEDLEGGRTTGKLLLLP
- the ctaD gene encoding cytochrome c oxidase subunit I yields the protein MATTLSTPEETRSPQPRRDAERSSFVRNAVRILTSTDHKVIGNLYFVTTMAWFMVGGLMALVIRAELYTPGLQVVDNPEIYNQMFTMHGTIMLLMFATPLFAGFANAIVPLQIGAPDVAFPRLNMLAFWFFFFGSLIAVGGFLTPEGAAGFGWTAYQPLAGPSHTPGLGGDLWVLGLALTGFATIFGAVNFITTIVCMRAPGMTMFRMPIFTWNILITSILALIVFPVLAAAFFGMVVDRLWNWNIYDPAHGGAMLWQHLFWFFGHPEVYIIALPFFGIISEVIPVFSRKPLFGYKTLVMATMTIAALSVAVWAHHMYATGAVLLEFFAIMTMLIAVPTGVKFFNWVGTMWRGSISLETPMLWAVGFMVTFLFGGLTGVILASPALDFHLHDSYFVVAHFHYVVFGTVVFAMFSGYYYWWPKFTGHMLDETLGKIHFWLLFVGFHGTFMVQHFLGAAGMPRRYADYMPEDNFTWMNQLSTISSFVLAISMLPFFMAVWKSFQTPKVTVDDPWGWGTTLEWATSCPPPRHNFTSLPRIRSERPAFDMNHPNIGVLESPEPDKGVAEQLLGGPQTDPQGDVGTETGGYTGEER